From Nicotiana tabacum cultivar K326 chromosome 22, ASM71507v2, whole genome shotgun sequence, one genomic window encodes:
- the LOC107824527 gene encoding BTB/POZ domain-containing protein At1g03010 isoform X1: MGVVTVSELKPSISGKRSFRPSSSARHITEWPISDVSSDLTIEVGAASFALHKFPLVSRSGRIRKLLLEAKDTKISRLNLTGLPGGSDAFELAAKFCYGVNVEITISNVAMLRCASKFMEMNEDISEKNLEIRTEVFLKDTVFTNISNSISVLHRCETLLPVSEEVNLVSRLINAIANNACKEQLTSGLSKLEHNFPPKPVQSLDSETPIDWWGKSLTVLNLDFFQRVVSVVKSKGLKQDIISRILINYAKNSLQGLFIKDPQLVKGSFLDLDLQKRQRVIVETIASLLPTQSRKSTVPMAFLSSLLKSAIAASASTSCRSDLERRIGLQLDQAILEDILIPANPHGNNHSPLYDIDSILRIFSFFLNLDEDDEEDNTLRDESEMVYDFDSPGSPKHSSIVKVSKLLDNYLAEVALDSNLTPSKYIALAELLPDHARLVYDGLYRAVDIFLKVHPNIKDSERYRLCKTIDCQKLSQEACSHAAQNERLPVQMAVQVLYFEQIRLRNAMNGGHNQFFGMNNQFPQRSGSGAGSGCISPRDNYASVRRENRELKLEVARMRMRLTDLEKDHVSMKQELVKSHPANKLFKSFTKKLSKLNALFRIKDLKPIGGKANSESRLLFQKRRRHSVS; encoded by the exons ATGGGAGTTGTCACTGTTTCTGAACTGAAGCCAAGCATATCTGGGAAAAGGTCTTTTCGTCCAAGTTCCAGTGCCAGACATATTACTGAATG GCCAATATCTGATGTTTCTAGTGATCTTACAATAGAAGTAGGAGCTGCCAGTTTTGCTCTTCACAAG TTTCCTCTAGTTTCCCGAAGCGGAAGAATTAGAAAGCTGCTGCTAGAGGCAAAGGATACAAAGATTTCAAGACTCAATCTTACCGGTCTTCCTGGCGGATCTGATGCATTTGAACTTGCTGCTAAGTTCTGTTATGGCGTGAACGTTGAGATTACCATATCAAACGTGGCGATGCTAAGATGTGCATCCAAGTTCATGGAAATGAACGAAGACATCTCCGAGAAAAACCTGGAAATTCGTACTGAAGTATTCCTTAAAGATACAGTATTCACAAACATATCCAACTCGATATCTGTTCTTCATCGCTGTGAAACACTACTACCGGTATCTGAAGAAGTCAATCTCGTTAGTCGATTAATCAATGCAATTGCAAACAATGCTTGTAAAGAGCAACTAACATCTGGTTTGTCAAAGCTGGAGCATAACTTCCCACCCAAACCTGTTCAAAGCCTTGATTCTGAGACACCAATAGACTGGTGGGGAAAATCATTGACTGTGCTAAATCTAGATTTTTTCCAGAGAGTTGTATCTGTAGTGAAGTCAAAAGGTCTTAAACAAGACATTATCAGCAGAATTTTGATAAATTATGCCAAAAATTCACTTCAGGGACTTTTCATCAAGGATCCTCAGTTGGTTAAAGGAAGTTTCTTGGATTTGGATTTGCAGAAAAGGCAAAGGGTTATCGTCGAAACAATAGCTAGCTTACTACCAACACAATCCAGGAAAAGTACAGTCCCAATGGCTTTTCTTTCAAGTTTGTTAAAATCTGCAATAGCAGCATCAGCATCCACTTCTTGCAGATCTGATCTAGAGAGGCGCATTGGTCTGCAGCTAGATCAGGCAATTCTAGAAGATATTCTCATACCTGCAAATCCACATGGGAACAACCACAGCCCTCTCTACGACATAGATTCTATTTTGAggatcttttcctttttcttgaatTTGGATGAGGATGATGAAGAGGACAACACACTAAGAGATGAAAGCGAAATGGTTTACGACTTTGATAGTCCTGGATCTCCCAAACATAGCTCAATTGTTAAGGTGTCAAAGTTATTGGACAATTATCTAGCAGAAGTTGCACTCGATTCTAACCTCACGCCATCGAAGTATATAGCACTGGCTGAGTTACTTCCAGACCACGCGCGTCTAGTTTATGATGGATTATATCGAGCTGTAGATATTTTTCTCAAG GTTCATCCCAACATTAAGGACTCGGAACGCTATCGTCTCTGTAAAACTATTGATTGCCAGAAACTATCACAAGAAGCTTGCAGTCATGCAGCACAAAATGAACGGTTGCCTGTGCAAATGGCGGTCCAAGTGCTATACTTCGAACAAATCAGGCTGAGAAATGCGATGAACGGGGGACATAACCAATTCTTTGGAATGAATAATCAGTTCCCCCAGCGTTCAGGCAGCGGAGCAGGAAGCGGATGCATCTCTCCGAGAGATAACTACGCATCAGTCAGGAGAGAAAATAGAGAACTGAAGCTCGAGGTTGCAAGAATGAGAATGAGGCTTACAGATTTAGAGAAAGATCATGTTTCCATGAAACAGGAGCTAGTAAAGTCACATCCTGCCAATAAGTTATTCAAGTCATTTACAAAGAAATTAAGCAAGCTGAATGCACTATTCCGAATAAAAGATTTAAAACCAATAGGAGGGAAAGCTAACTCAGAAAGCCGGTTACTTTTTCAGAAGAGAAGGCGCCATTCGGTTTCTTGA
- the LOC107824527 gene encoding BTB/POZ domain-containing protein At1g03010 isoform X2 — MPISDVSSDLTIEVGAASFALHKFPLVSRSGRIRKLLLEAKDTKISRLNLTGLPGGSDAFELAAKFCYGVNVEITISNVAMLRCASKFMEMNEDISEKNLEIRTEVFLKDTVFTNISNSISVLHRCETLLPVSEEVNLVSRLINAIANNACKEQLTSGLSKLEHNFPPKPVQSLDSETPIDWWGKSLTVLNLDFFQRVVSVVKSKGLKQDIISRILINYAKNSLQGLFIKDPQLVKGSFLDLDLQKRQRVIVETIASLLPTQSRKSTVPMAFLSSLLKSAIAASASTSCRSDLERRIGLQLDQAILEDILIPANPHGNNHSPLYDIDSILRIFSFFLNLDEDDEEDNTLRDESEMVYDFDSPGSPKHSSIVKVSKLLDNYLAEVALDSNLTPSKYIALAELLPDHARLVYDGLYRAVDIFLKVHPNIKDSERYRLCKTIDCQKLSQEACSHAAQNERLPVQMAVQVLYFEQIRLRNAMNGGHNQFFGMNNQFPQRSGSGAGSGCISPRDNYASVRRENRELKLEVARMRMRLTDLEKDHVSMKQELVKSHPANKLFKSFTKKLSKLNALFRIKDLKPIGGKANSESRLLFQKRRRHSVS; from the exons AT GCCAATATCTGATGTTTCTAGTGATCTTACAATAGAAGTAGGAGCTGCCAGTTTTGCTCTTCACAAG TTTCCTCTAGTTTCCCGAAGCGGAAGAATTAGAAAGCTGCTGCTAGAGGCAAAGGATACAAAGATTTCAAGACTCAATCTTACCGGTCTTCCTGGCGGATCTGATGCATTTGAACTTGCTGCTAAGTTCTGTTATGGCGTGAACGTTGAGATTACCATATCAAACGTGGCGATGCTAAGATGTGCATCCAAGTTCATGGAAATGAACGAAGACATCTCCGAGAAAAACCTGGAAATTCGTACTGAAGTATTCCTTAAAGATACAGTATTCACAAACATATCCAACTCGATATCTGTTCTTCATCGCTGTGAAACACTACTACCGGTATCTGAAGAAGTCAATCTCGTTAGTCGATTAATCAATGCAATTGCAAACAATGCTTGTAAAGAGCAACTAACATCTGGTTTGTCAAAGCTGGAGCATAACTTCCCACCCAAACCTGTTCAAAGCCTTGATTCTGAGACACCAATAGACTGGTGGGGAAAATCATTGACTGTGCTAAATCTAGATTTTTTCCAGAGAGTTGTATCTGTAGTGAAGTCAAAAGGTCTTAAACAAGACATTATCAGCAGAATTTTGATAAATTATGCCAAAAATTCACTTCAGGGACTTTTCATCAAGGATCCTCAGTTGGTTAAAGGAAGTTTCTTGGATTTGGATTTGCAGAAAAGGCAAAGGGTTATCGTCGAAACAATAGCTAGCTTACTACCAACACAATCCAGGAAAAGTACAGTCCCAATGGCTTTTCTTTCAAGTTTGTTAAAATCTGCAATAGCAGCATCAGCATCCACTTCTTGCAGATCTGATCTAGAGAGGCGCATTGGTCTGCAGCTAGATCAGGCAATTCTAGAAGATATTCTCATACCTGCAAATCCACATGGGAACAACCACAGCCCTCTCTACGACATAGATTCTATTTTGAggatcttttcctttttcttgaatTTGGATGAGGATGATGAAGAGGACAACACACTAAGAGATGAAAGCGAAATGGTTTACGACTTTGATAGTCCTGGATCTCCCAAACATAGCTCAATTGTTAAGGTGTCAAAGTTATTGGACAATTATCTAGCAGAAGTTGCACTCGATTCTAACCTCACGCCATCGAAGTATATAGCACTGGCTGAGTTACTTCCAGACCACGCGCGTCTAGTTTATGATGGATTATATCGAGCTGTAGATATTTTTCTCAAG GTTCATCCCAACATTAAGGACTCGGAACGCTATCGTCTCTGTAAAACTATTGATTGCCAGAAACTATCACAAGAAGCTTGCAGTCATGCAGCACAAAATGAACGGTTGCCTGTGCAAATGGCGGTCCAAGTGCTATACTTCGAACAAATCAGGCTGAGAAATGCGATGAACGGGGGACATAACCAATTCTTTGGAATGAATAATCAGTTCCCCCAGCGTTCAGGCAGCGGAGCAGGAAGCGGATGCATCTCTCCGAGAGATAACTACGCATCAGTCAGGAGAGAAAATAGAGAACTGAAGCTCGAGGTTGCAAGAATGAGAATGAGGCTTACAGATTTAGAGAAAGATCATGTTTCCATGAAACAGGAGCTAGTAAAGTCACATCCTGCCAATAAGTTATTCAAGTCATTTACAAAGAAATTAAGCAAGCTGAATGCACTATTCCGAATAAAAGATTTAAAACCAATAGGAGGGAAAGCTAACTCAGAAAGCCGGTTACTTTTTCAGAAGAGAAGGCGCCATTCGGTTTCTTGA
- the LOC107824541 gene encoding zinc finger CCCH domain-containing protein 32, with translation MELYGRSTASNGSQSDHQSEWVPVEQETGLDESMQRLGLWGREIYPERPGVPDCSYYMRTGSCGYGANCRYNHPRDRAYGGKMQLERVEFPERLGEPMCQYYLRTGTCKFGASCKFHHPKNLGGSLSNIPLNTHGYPVRPGEIECSYYLKTGHCKFGITCKYHHPQTAGISVPAPARPFYPTVQSLPAPPEEYNSASTGLRVARPPLLPGSYVPSAYGPVLLHPGVVTIQNWSPYSGPVSPALSPGAQPSAGVTSIYGISQLASSTHAFAGTYSPLHSAASPSSKTQKEKSFPERPGQPTCQYYMKTGDCKFGSSCRYHHPPDWIASKTNCAISPLGLPLRPGVQPCSFYLLKGFCKFGRACKFDHPMGTVQYSSSASSLPDLPIAPYMLRSSFAFAPTLLPELQAGFVSGSKVDAASLSRPSSSLKVQLVELT, from the exons ATGGAGCTGTACGGACGGTCCACGGCAAGTAACGGGTCACAATCCGATCATCAGTCAGAATGGGTTCCGGTGGAGCAGGAAACGGGTCTTGATG AATCAATGCAGAGGTTGGGGTTATGGGGCAGGGAAATTTACCCGGAAAGGCCTGGTGTACCCGACTGCTCGTACTATATGAGAACTGGGTCATGTGGATACGGCGCCAACTGCCGCTATAACCATCCTCGTGATCGCGCCTAT GGTGGTAAGATGCAGTTGGAACGAGTTGAGTTCCCAGAAAGATTGGGAGAGCCAATGTGCCAG TACTATTTAAGAACAGGGACCTGTAAATTTGGTGCATCCTGCAAGTTCCACCACCCCAAGAACTTGGGTGGATCCTTGAGCAATATACCACTAAATACTCACGGATATCCAGTACGCCCG GGGGAAATTGAATGCTCCTATTATTTGAAAACGGGGCATTGCAAATTTGGTATTACATGTAAATACCATCACCCTCAAACTGCTGGTATATCAGTGCCAGCACCTGCACGTCCATTTTATCCGACAGTGCAGTCTCTTCCTGCTCCTCCTGAGGAATATAACAGTGCATCAACTGGTCTTAGAGTAGCAAGGCCTCCACTTTTACCCGGTTCATATGTACCTAGTGCTTATGGTCCAGTGCTGCTTCATCCAGGAGTGGTTACCATTCAGAACTGGAGCCCTTACTCA GGACCAGTAAGTCCTGCACTCTCTCCCGGTGCTCAACCATCTGCTGGGGTGACATCTATCTATGGGATATCGCAGCTAGCGTCTTCTACACATGCCTTTGCAGGGACTTACTCCCCATTACACTCAGCTGCTAGCCCTTCGAGCAAAACACAGAAGGAAAAGAGTTTTCCAGAGAGACCTGGTCAACCCACATGTCAATACTACATGAAAACTGGCGATTGTAAATTTGGATCATCCTGTAGATATCACCATCCACCTGACTGGATTGCATCAAAGACAAATTGTGCTATCAGCCCCTTAGGCCTTCCTTTACGTCCG GGGGTGCAGCCTTGTTCATTTTATCTACTGAAAGGATTCTGCAAGTTTGGTCGCGCTTGTAAATTTGATCATCCTATGGGAACAGTACAATATAGTTCATCAGCTTCTTCTCTTCCTGATCTGCCAATTGCTCCCTACATGCTGCGATCTTCCTTTGCTTTCGCTCCCACTTTGCTGCCGGAGTTACAGGCTGGATTTGTTTCAGGGTCAAAGGTGGATGCTGCCTCTTTATCTAGACCATCTTCTTCATTGAAAGTACAATTGGTAGAGTTAACCTAA